The Vanrija pseudolonga chromosome 1, complete sequence genomic sequence AAGAGGGGCCGCGGGCAACGAGGCGGAGTgagggggagagagagagcatGGGCATTTGTAACTATAGGCGAGACAcaaagcagcagcagcagcggcagtaGCAGCATCACTTCAGAAGAACACGCGCGATACGCAATGCATGAGTCATTGGTCGGAGGCGGAGCTGTCCTGCAGGAAAGAGGCGAGATAAGGCATAACCACGACGGGTCAACACCCATTCGCCGGTTGGCAGCTCCAAGCGAATGAAAGTCACTCCGCTccactgcgccgcgccgcgccgctcgcctgTCGTGTCGGCTCGGTGTAGACGAGAACCGATGCACTccagtgctgctgcgggggtTCACCGACGACCCGACGGGTAATATACATAGTctgtcgtcgctgtggtCTCGTCTGTCTTGTTGTATAACATCTCAGTGTCAGCAAGAACGACACCACATCTCACCAAAACAACCATGTCCAGATTCACCGTTTCTGGCGTCAGCCTCCCCTCCGGCCTCTTCATCAACAACGAGTGGGTGCAGGGCCACGGCGAGCGGCTGCAGGTCGTCAACCCCGCGACTGAGGAGCAGATTGccgaggtgagtggcgtgTGTCGTGCATCTTATCACGCCTATCTCCCTCCTGCCGAACGAGCTGACTCTCGCGACAGATCGAGACCGCCTCccgcgaggacgtcgacctcgccgtcgctgctgcgcgcgcggcgtttGAGTCGACGTGGGGCACATGGGTCAGCGGGCAGGAGCGTGGCCAGCTGCTGTTCAAactcgccgacctcgtcgaggcgaacattgacgagctggccgtgcttgagcgcgtcgacggcggcaagcctgcgggctgggcgcgcgtcgacaTTGTGGACACGGTGGCGTGTTTCCGCTACtttgccggcgcggccgacaaGATCcacggcagcgtcgtcgagatcgacgacCAGCGCAAGCACGCCGTGCTCCGCAAGGAGCCGAtcggggtcgtcgcgcaGATCGTGCCGTGGAACTACCCGCTCCTCATGATGGCGTGGaaggtcgcgccggcgctgagCGCCGGCTGCGCCATCGTcttcaaggccgccgagcagacgccgctgtcgacgctgcgcttcgccgagctcgtcaaggaggccggataccccgccggcgcgttcaacctcgtcaacggcgtcggcgcggtgaCTGGCGAAACCCTCTCGCGCCACCTCGACATTGACAAGGTAGGTGTTGGAGCATCGCTGGATGCaggcgctgacgcccgccaGATCGCCTTCACCGGCTCGACCGCCACGGGCCGCCGCAttgccgtcgcggccgccgagtccAACCTCAAGAAGGTGaccctcgagctgggcggcaaGAGCGCCAACATTGTGTTTGCGGGTGCCAACCtgcccgaggcggccaagtgGGCCGCGTTCGGCGTGTACGAGAACATGGGTGCGTGGGGGTTGTTGCGGCGTGGGGCccgcgctgacgccggcCAGGCCAGTCGTGCAGTGCTGGATCCCGCGTGCTCGTCCAGGAGTCGGTGTACGACGAGTTTGTCAAGctcttcgtcgccgccgcgtcggcgttcAAGGTCGGCcccaccgaggacgaggacacgtTCCAGGGCCCGCAGATCAGCAAGGTCCAGTTTGACAAGatcctcggcctcatcgaggcgggcaaggctgccggcgccaagtgcgtgctcggcggcgcgcgccacggGACCAAGGGCTACTTTATCCAGCCGACCGTCttcaccgacgtcgacatgggcATGCGCATTGCGCAGGAGGAGATCTTTGGCCCCGTCGCTAGCATCATCAAGttcaaggacgaggccgaggcgatcgccatcgccaacgcGACAGAGTacggcctcgccgcggccgtccaCACGACAGACTACAACCAGGTCAACCGCGTCACGCGCCGCCTCAAGGCCGGCACGGTGTGGGTCAACCAGTATGTCATCGTCTCGCACCAGATTCCGTTTGGCGGCTACAAGCAGTCTGGGTggggccgcgagctcggaaTGGAGGGCCTCGAGCCCTACCTCACCACAAAATCAGTGCACCACTACTATGACGAGGAGGGCTTCGAGTGGCCTATCCGCCTGTCCAAGCTCTAGGCAGGGGGCAGATGAGTACATAGGTGCGATGCAGCAGTTCACGGGATTGTAGGCGGCGCCGTAGTGCTGGCGGGAGAGGagccgacgcggacgcggacgcggcgcgtTGCAGTTGCCATTGCCGTACAGGTACCGGCCCCGACAACCTCGCCTCGATAGGCTTATCAGTGCGTGGTAGTGTATCGGACGTCTTTCGGAGCGGCAAGCTACGCCTCAGCGCGGCGGAGAGACCCCGCTGCCTGTGGTTCCAGCAACAGGCCACAACCAGGGTCTCCGCCTCGGTTGAGCCGACAAACGCGGCGCGTATCGACTCGAGCCACTCCGCCACCTTCACCCCGCCGCGACAACAGCCACAGCGCTCACTATCACTACTACCCGGACGGCGCACATCACATGACTGGCTGACGCCAAGCTCTATCGGCGCGAGACTCCCGGCGCGTCAGTCCGGCAGCTGTCGGGGCCcctggcggcgccgctcatatcgtcgccgctgcccactTGTagacgcggcggcctggcATTGTCGGCGCGTCGTGAGGACCGGTACTGATACGCTGAGCTGGCGGATCTCTTCATAACTGACGCTGCTGGGACGTGGTCGACACACCCCCTTGCCTAACCCACAGCTTCAGACTCGACATGACAGACGAGAAAACCAAGGAGGCGCCCCTCACCGCCGT encodes the following:
- the aldA_1 gene encoding Aldehyde dehydrogenase translates to MSRFTVSGVSLPSGLFINNEWVQGHGERLQVVNPATEEQIAEIETASREDVDLAVAAARAAFESTWGTWVSGQERGQLLFKLADLVEANIDELAVLERVDGGKPAGWARVDIVDTVACFRYFAGAADKIHGSVVEIDDQRKHAVLRKEPIGVVAQIVPWNYPLLMMAWKVAPALSAGCAIVFKAAEQTPLSTLRFAELVKEAGYPAGAFNLVNGVGAVTGETLSRHLDIDKIAFTGSTATGRRIAVAAAESNLKKVTLELGGKSANIVFAGANLPEAAKWAAFGVYENMGQSCSAGSRVLVQESVYDEFVKLFVAAASAFKVGPTEDEDTFQGPQISKVQFDKILGLIEAGKAAGAKCVLGGARHGTKGYFIQPTVFTDVDMGMRIAQEEIFGPVASIIKFKDEAEAIAIANATEYGLAAAVHTTDYNQVNRVTRRLKAGTVWVNQYVIVSHQIPFGGYKQSGWGRELGMEGLEPYLTTKSVHHYYDEEGFEWPIRLSKL
- the aldA_1 gene encoding Aldehyde dehydrogenase, which encodes MSRFTVSGVSLPSGLFINNEWVQGHGERLQVVNPATEEQIAEIETASREDVDLAVAAARAAFESTWGTWVSGQERGQLLFKLADLVEANIDELAVLERVDGGKPAGWARVDIVDTVACFRYFAGAADKIHGSVVEIDDQRKHAVLRKEPIGVVAQIVPWNYPLLMMAWKVAPALSAGCAIVFKAAEQTPLSTLRFAELVKEAGYPAGAFNLVNGVGAVTGETLSRHLDIDKVGVGASLDAGADARQIAFTGSTATGRRIAVAAAESNLKKVTLELGGKSANIVFAGANLPEAAKWAAFGVYENMGQSCSAGSRVLVQESVYDEFVKLFVAAASAFKVGPTEDEDTFQGPQISKVQFDKILGLIEAGKAAGAKCVLGGARHGTKGYFIQPTVFTDVDMGMRIAQEEIFGPVASIIKFKDEAEAIAIANATEYGLAAAVHTTDYNQVNRVTRRLKAGTVWVNQYVIVSHQIPFGGYKQSGWGRELGMEGLEPYLTTKSVHHYYDEEGFEWPIRLSKL